In one Actinomycetota bacterium genomic region, the following are encoded:
- a CDS encoding PHP domain-containing protein, giving the protein MIDLHIHTTASDGFYGPKTLLDKCKQASLKAVAITDHDSVDSVDEALSYGAKIGLDVVPSIELSSDLNGRDVHILGYYIDHRDRSFLSHLKLLRRTRRDRAIKMIKALNKRGVDVSLEDLSKVVTNESSWGRAHISRVMLAKGYVSSIQEAFDRYIGRNAPCYVERYIYSPAEVIEMVLNIGGLPVLAHPAITKVDKDLPDFVDVGLAGIEIYHSEHTKADVGKYRRVADELGILKTGGSDYHGETKNFSLGSIEVPDELYFELKEEWQQRQRFSGRA; this is encoded by the coding sequence TTGATAGATCTACACATTCATACCACCGCATCGGATGGTTTTTATGGTCCAAAGACGCTCTTGGATAAGTGCAAACAAGCCTCGCTTAAGGCGGTCGCTATAACCGATCACGATAGTGTCGATTCCGTTGATGAGGCATTAAGTTATGGGGCAAAAATCGGTTTGGACGTAGTGCCATCAATCGAGCTCAGCTCAGACTTAAATGGACGAGACGTTCACATCCTCGGCTATTATATCGATCACAGAGATCGCTCATTTCTTTCCCATCTCAAGCTTCTAAGGAGGACGAGAAGAGACCGGGCGATCAAAATGATAAAGGCCCTTAATAAGAGGGGGGTGGATGTTTCGCTCGAAGATTTGTCCAAGGTGGTCACCAACGAATCATCTTGGGGCAGGGCTCATATATCCAGAGTAATGCTGGCCAAGGGATATGTCTCATCCATTCAAGAGGCTTTCGATAGGTACATCGGCAGAAACGCTCCTTGCTATGTTGAGAGGTACATATACTCTCCTGCCGAGGTCATAGAGATGGTCCTCAATATCGGCGGCCTTCCCGTCTTAGCCCATCCGGCCATAACCAAAGTAGATAAAGATCTACCAGATTTTGTTGACGTCGGTCTTGCTGGAATTGAAATATATCACAGTGAACACACAAAAGCTGACGTTGGAAAATATAGAAGGGTTGCCGACGAGCTTGGCATCTTGAAGACTGGTGGCTCGGATTACCACGGAGAAACAAAGAATTTCTCGCTCGGCTCAATCGAGGTTCCAGATGAACTCTATTTTGAGTTGAAAGAAGAGTGGCAACAGCGTCAGAGGTTTTCTGGTCGAGCCTAG
- a CDS encoding ATP-binding protein, producing MNDDDLLEFVEDVSADGRFKIEEDLGSGFVRLNVSEAEKRQAKHDIRCFEDVVIELIRNSRDSGSKNIFISSNREGNERRLVIIDDGCGIPPDLLNLVFEPRVTSKLDTIVEDKYGIHGRGMALYSIRNNVSEIDILASGLGRGTFFRVVNDIKKLPEKKDQSTLPLTRLKNGQVVVVKGPRNISRTVIEFALEHQEINLFFGTASQILATIYDLSQNLLTHQKCGESIFYDSFSKGELPLWQCLGMIGDSKSLMDAALNSYGLSVSLRNIHRVFAGEIEPLSDIRSSLFKRHRRRLPELGTDTILFNNRNLASYIERDDLDKLARALEAEFESISEKYFVKSLGTPKVRREKNRLNFVLELIDQDDE from the coding sequence GTGAATGACGACGATCTTTTGGAGTTTGTAGAGGATGTATCCGCAGACGGCCGCTTCAAGATAGAGGAGGATTTGGGAAGCGGCTTTGTCCGCCTCAACGTATCTGAAGCAGAGAAGCGTCAGGCCAAACATGACATCCGTTGTTTCGAGGATGTGGTGATAGAGCTCATAAGGAACTCTCGAGATTCGGGAAGCAAAAACATCTTCATCTCCTCTAACCGGGAGGGAAATGAAAGAAGACTCGTCATAATAGATGACGGCTGCGGTATCCCCCCTGATCTTTTAAACCTCGTCTTCGAGCCCAGGGTCACTTCGAAGCTGGATACTATAGTAGAGGACAAGTACGGTATTCACGGCCGTGGAATGGCCCTTTATTCGATCAGAAACAATGTAAGCGAAATTGACATCCTGGCCTCAGGTTTAGGCAGGGGCACCTTCTTTAGGGTGGTTAACGATATTAAGAAATTGCCCGAAAAGAAGGATCAATCCACACTACCCTTAACCCGGCTAAAAAATGGACAAGTTGTAGTGGTCAAGGGCCCGCGCAATATCTCAAGGACGGTCATCGAGTTTGCGCTGGAGCATCAAGAGATAAACCTCTTTTTTGGAACCGCGTCGCAAATATTGGCCACCATTTATGATTTGAGCCAAAATCTTCTGACCCATCAAAAGTGCGGTGAGTCAATCTTTTATGACTCCTTCTCAAAGGGCGAGCTTCCCCTGTGGCAATGTCTTGGAATGATTGGAGACTCAAAGAGCCTGATGGACGCCGCTCTCAACTCCTACGGCTTAAGCGTCTCCTTGCGAAACATCCACCGAGTCTTTGCGGGCGAAATAGAGCCCTTGTCCGATATTCGATCCTCTCTCTTCAAAAGGCACAGAAGAAGGCTGCCCGAGTTGGGAACCGATACAATTTTATTCAACAACAGAAATCTTGCTAGTTATATAGAAAGGGATGATTTAGACAAACTGGCGCGGGCGCTTGAAGCGGAGTTTGAGAGTATCTCCGAAAAATACTTTGTAAAGTCGCTTGGCACCCCCAAGGTCCGCAGGGAAAAGAATAGGTTAAACTTCGTGTTGGAGCTGATCGACCAGGATGATGAATAG
- the rny gene encoding ribonuclease Y, with protein sequence MQAGNVITAILTISLAGVVGYFIRRYLAETKIDSAETEARRIISDAAKEADTIKKEAMLEAKESIHSLRVESEKETKDRRLEIQKIESRLVQKEEALDVKRENLAHEEKNLFEAKKKLEKSEEELQGIIGKQKEVLQEVAKMTVVEAKDLLLKKVEDEARHDMAVLVKTIENEAREESSKRARNIVSLAIQRCAAEHVAETTVSTVALPSDEMKGRIIGREGRNIRAFENVSGVNLIIDDTPEAVVLSCFDPVRREIARIALEKLIADGRIHPARIEEMYEKAKQEVEAEIRERGEQAAFDTNVQNLHPELVRVLGRLKYRTSYGQNVLLHSIEVSHLAGVMAAELGSDIKLAKRAGLLHDIGKAIDHEVEGSHAVIGADLVKRFQESPAICHAIEAHHLDVEPKTIEAVLVQSADAISAARPGARRETLESYIKRLENLEKIADSYKGVEKTFVMQAGREVRVMVKPEELKDDEVSILARDMAKKIEAEMDYPGQIKVTVIREQRSIEYAK encoded by the coding sequence ATGCAAGCTGGCAATGTTATTACAGCGATCTTGACAATCTCTCTGGCAGGCGTAGTAGGTTATTTCATCAGGCGATATTTGGCTGAAACGAAGATAGATTCCGCAGAAACCGAAGCAAGGAGGATAATCAGCGATGCGGCCAAAGAGGCTGATACCATCAAAAAAGAAGCGATGCTCGAGGCCAAAGAGAGCATTCACTCTCTTAGGGTGGAGTCGGAAAAGGAAACAAAAGATCGTAGGCTTGAGATACAAAAGATTGAAAGCAGGCTAGTTCAAAAAGAAGAAGCTCTGGATGTTAAAAGGGAAAACTTGGCCCACGAAGAGAAGAATCTTTTTGAGGCAAAAAAGAAGCTTGAGAAGAGCGAGGAGGAACTGCAAGGAATAATAGGTAAACAGAAAGAGGTCCTCCAAGAGGTCGCTAAAATGACTGTAGTAGAGGCCAAGGACCTATTGCTCAAGAAGGTAGAGGATGAAGCCCGTCACGATATGGCCGTCTTGGTTAAGACAATAGAGAATGAAGCCAGGGAAGAATCGTCTAAGAGGGCTAGAAACATAGTATCACTTGCCATTCAGCGCTGCGCGGCCGAACATGTCGCCGAGACCACTGTCTCTACGGTGGCACTCCCAAGCGATGAGATGAAGGGAAGGATCATCGGTCGGGAGGGAAGGAATATCCGCGCTTTTGAAAATGTCTCTGGGGTAAATCTAATCATCGATGATACACCAGAAGCTGTGGTTTTATCGTGCTTCGATCCGGTAAGGCGTGAAATCGCAAGAATCGCCCTAGAAAAACTGATCGCCGATGGAAGGATACATCCTGCTAGGATAGAAGAGATGTATGAGAAGGCCAAGCAAGAAGTGGAGGCTGAGATTAGGGAACGGGGAGAGCAGGCGGCCTTCGATACCAACGTCCAAAACCTGCATCCCGAACTAGTGCGAGTTCTTGGAAGGCTTAAGTATAGGACAAGCTATGGACAGAACGTCCTTCTCCACTCGATAGAGGTGTCTCATCTTGCCGGGGTAATGGCTGCTGAGCTTGGCTCTGACATCAAACTTGCAAAAAGGGCTGGCCTATTGCACGATATAGGTAAAGCAATCGATCATGAAGTAGAGGGCTCGCACGCCGTCATTGGAGCCGATCTGGTTAAGAGGTTTCAAGAGTCGCCTGCAATATGTCATGCGATCGAGGCGCACCATTTGGACGTCGAACCAAAGACCATCGAAGCGGTCCTAGTCCAGTCGGCCGATGCGATTTCGGCGGCAAGGCCAGGCGCAAGGCGAGAGACCTTGGAAAGTTACATAAAGAGGCTCGAAAATCTGGAGAAGATCGCAGATTCTTATAAAGGCGTTGAGAAGACCTTCGTCATGCAGGCCGGCCGCGAGGTTAGGGTTATGGTCAAACCAGAAGAACTCAAAGATGACGAGGTCTCGATATTAGCCAGAGATATGGCCAAAAAAATAGAGGCCGAAATGGATTATCCCGGCCAGATAAAGGTCACAGTGATAAGGGAACAAAGGTCGATAGAGTACGCAAAATAG
- a CDS encoding regulatory protein RecX, whose amino-acid sequence MDNDNLSKPMGQALKYLSFRNRSRREISDYLAKKGHDEDTISDILVRLAGSALVDDRTFCRDWIESKKRGRPVGPNRIRFELTKKGISREMIDGCLDEFYSADEEGVLAASLAKRFDKTAKDPIRQRKRLGDYLISRGFSLEVASRVSKEIYEFDHGSD is encoded by the coding sequence TTGGATAATGATAATCTGTCCAAGCCAATGGGTCAGGCTCTTAAATATCTATCTTTCAGGAATAGAAGCCGAAGAGAGATATCAGACTATTTGGCAAAGAAGGGGCACGATGAAGATACCATATCTGATATTCTGGTCAGACTTGCAGGGTCAGCCCTAGTAGACGATAGGACATTTTGTCGTGATTGGATAGAGTCTAAGAAGCGTGGCCGGCCCGTCGGTCCCAACCGGATAAGGTTTGAGTTGACGAAAAAGGGCATATCAAGAGAGATGATTGATGGTTGCCTTGATGAATTCTATTCGGCAGATGAGGAGGGGGTTCTTGCAGCCTCTCTTGCTAAACGATTCGACAAAACGGCCAAGGATCCGATCAGACAAAGAAAGAGGCTGGGAGATTACCTAATCTCAAGAGGCTTCTCACTGGAAGTGGCTAGTAGAGTCTCAAAAGAAATTTACGAATTCGATCATGGCTCGGATTGA